The DNA window AGAGCCCAAGGCCGCTGCCGCCATCACCTGAACGACCGAGACGCTCGAACTTCTCGAACACCTTCGTGCGCTGTTCGTCGGTCAGTCCACTGCCTTGATCGGCAACCACGATGCAAGGCTCGTCGTTTTCTGAAGTCTCAGTTTCCACCGTCACCTGCGTGCCGTCCGGCGCATAGCGTACGGCGTTGCCGATCAGGTTTACGAGGATTTGCAACACGCGGCGATATTCGCCCGTGGCTTGCAAACTGTCGGACTCTGACGGCGCTTGGATGGTGATATTATGATCGGCGGCGCGAACGGAGAGCAATCCGGCAGCGCGCCGAGCGAGTTCACTGCAGTCGATGCGTTCGCAATCGAGCGCGAACTGCGCGTTTTCAACCGCCTCCAGATCGCCGAAGTCGCCTACTAGCCCTTTGAGATGGCTGGCAGCGGACGCGATATCACGCGCATAGCCCGCATAGTTGGCGCGGATCGGGCCTTCGATCTGCGCATGAATGGTCTCGGCATTGGCGACGATGCGGTCGAGCGGCCGTTGCAGCTTTGGACCGACCAGCTGCGCCGGAAAAGGGGCCAGCGATGGCGGTTCTTCGTCTTTGGCTTCCGCGGCAAGCAATTCCAGCGTGCAGACATAGCCTGCAAATTCACCCCTTGCTGCAAGCATCGGATGGCCGGACAGCTGCGCGTTCCGATCAGCAATCTTCGCCCCCTGCCCGCGAAACGTTTGCCGCTCGGCCACCGCCGCAAGCATCGGCATCCGGCTTGCTTCATCGGGAAGCAGAGTAAGCCAATCGGTCAACGCGCTACCAATTTCGGGCGAAGGCAGCTCTTCTACAGCTCCTAAATCGCAGGAGATTAGATTGAGACCGGAATCGAGCTGGAAGCCGACTTCATGGTTCGCAGGCGAAAGCGTGAAACGCGGCGCGGCGTCCGGTCTTTGGTCACGTGCGGCTTCGGACCAAGAAAGGATGCAGAAGTCCACATTCCCGTCATCCCCCGGCGCGGTTTCGACAAGAAAGCGATAATCATTGTCCGCATCGCTCGCCTCGATCCGCCGTGCAAGCTTCATGCCCAGACGGGCGGCTTCACGGCACAGAGCGAGGAGACCGGGCAAGGCGATCGTTCCACCGTCGTCCCCGCCGGCGCGCAGCTGCAAGCGGCGCAGCGGAAGATCCGCCGACAGCAGCTCGCCGTCCGGGCCGCAGGTGCCGCAAATCGGTTCGTGCAGCGCGAGACTACGCATGCGCCTGCTCCGGCGCAGAATTGCGTGCAAAAAGCACGCGGCGAGCCGCCTGCCGATCGATCTCAGCATAAGAGCGCAGCGCGCGCGCGTTATCGGGGTCGCCCAATTGGTCGATCAGCGCTCCCGCCTCGTCCAGCCCGAAGCCGGCAGCGCGAAGCAAGAGCATGAGCCGGACGCCGCCTTCGCCCAAAATGCGGACCACGTCATACCAGCCAGCATCCAGTTCTGTGGCGAGCCATCCTGCAAAAAGGTCCATTCCAGCCTTCTCGGGCTGTCGCATTTCGGTCGTGTTTCCGGCCGAAGCGAGTTGGGCGGCCGAGCGCACGGCAAGATACGGCAGGCCATCGGCCTCATTGTAGCCCGCGATCAGATCCGCGGCGTTTGATGGCATGTCGCTGCCCGGCTCCAGTGTCAGGGCGGCGTCGACTTGCTTGACCAGCTGTCGAAAAAGTGGCGCGGGAAGATCGCGGTAACCGGACAACCGTTCCGGCACCGGACGGCTGCGCGCCGAGAGCAGATCGAGTGCGCTCCGGCCAAGCATCCCGTCATCTTCCGCCGCAAGGCCCGCCAGCCAGATATTCGACCGCTGCGCCGCACCGCCTCCCACACGCTGTACAAGCCGCAGCCAGCTTGCATGGGCGAGGAGAAAAGCGAGCAACGCGCTGTCCTGCGGCAGTCCGTTGCGTTCGATTACCGGCCAGGCGATATTTCGGTCCTCGCCGGTCAATCCGGCCTCGATCCGGCCGACCAGCGTGAACAGGATGGCACGTGCCGAGGCAATAGTCGCCTCGTCCAGCACGATTTGTGAACGGGGAAACAAGCGCGCACCAAGGTCCGCGAGCAAGGCCGGCTGCTCGCGATCGATGCGCTCCGCTTCTTGAAGCGGCGTAATTGATGGCACTCGATCGTTCGCCAAATTCGTATCGCCCTTATGGTACCGGCTCCGGACCTAGGGACTTTGCGTTAATTTCGCTTTAAGGCTGTTCGCCGCGCACGAAAACTTGCCCAGCGCTCTGCCGTTAGCGCCGCGAGGCAGGCGAGCACGGTATAATCGATCGCCATCGGTCCAAGCGCCAGACTGAGCACCAGCAGGATTAGCGCCGTAACAGGCAGGTTCGGCACGATCGCGCGCCATCGATCATCGAGATCGGCGGCCGCGCAGATCGCGGCAGACAGCAGCAGCGCCGCGCACGGTATCCAACCGATATCCCCACGTCGCGACAGCAGCAGTAGCGATGCCCCCACCAGCGCGAAGGTGAAGCCGCTGCGCCATTCAGCGGCTTCGCCCGGATGCCAATCCGGATCGATCCGCCTTAGCGCCCGCTCCAGGACCAGCGCAGCAAGGGCTGCAGCGCCCACGCCTGCAACCGCACCGAGATATCCCGCGATGGTGCCCAGAAGGCCGACGGCGACCGGCAACCATCCCAGCGGCTTACGCCACCGTATCTGTTTCCTGACGAAGCCGAGAAGGCCGGACGCGATCGGGTGGGTAACGAAGCGGTCCAGCCAATGCGGCGCCTCATTCCGGCTAAGCGCCATGCGCTCAGTGCGCCGGGCGATCTCCTCCGAATCGACGCGGACGGGCGCTGGCACCTTGTCGTCGGTATCCACATGGATCCGCCGCGCGCCATCCTGAGCGAGCTGGCGCAACAGGGTCGAAACGATATCCCAGCCATCCGGCAGATCGGCACCGGCGGAAACCCCGCGCCGACCGCACACTGCGGCCCCTGCCCAGAAATGGTCTCGGTCGATCCGCTCCCAGCCACGCCCTTCGGTCACCAACACGGCCTTGTCGTATTGCAGAAGTTGCCCGAAGGCCTCCGGCGCGATCCATGCGTCCCCAGCGACGAGGACGAGGCGCGCTTCCGCCGGGAGGACGGCATCAAGTTCGCCCAGCGACCGATGAAAGGATGCGCCCAAACCCTTCGCCTTGATCCGGTCCACCAATCGGGCGGCCTCCGTCGCCGGCACGTCTCCGGTCAACAGGAACCGGCGCACACCGCTGCGTTCCAGCCCGAATATCAGATGATCGATCAATGAGCGCCCGAACATCGTAGCGCGCGCGTTCGCCTGATCCGCGACGAGCGACAGGATTGCGAATTTTTCCAATATCGGCCTCCGACCGCGGCTCTAGATGCCGCGCGGCTGCCTTGCAACGTGCGAGCGGCCCGAACGGGTCACCGTCTCAGCTTTCGATGGTATCACGAAGCTCGCGCAGCACGACGGGATCGCCAGGCGCACCCTCAGCCGCTTCCTCGGCGAGCCGCTGCACCTCACTGGCACCGAAACTGGCAGCGATGCCCTTCAGTCTGAGCGCAGCGTAAATCCAGTTGGCATCACAGCGGGCGCGGGACATCAGGTCGATCTGCCTCCGCGTACTCTCCTCGAAAGCGCGGCGCAGCTCACCCATCAAATCCGGGTCGTTGCCTGCTGCCTGGGACAGCGCGGCATCCAATGCTCCATTGTCATAGGACATAAGGATGATCCTAGACGCGGCAGGGTTAACTTTGCGTTTCGATGGCGAGAGACTATGATCGCCCCCGGTTTACGGGTGGGGCAAAAGCACATGCAAGTCGGCGAGCGTGACGAGTATTTCGCGGATCAGGAGGCGCAAGCTGCCCCGGCAACCGATTCGCAGCTGGCCCATCCAGAAGAACAGTGGGTGGACGAACCGGAGATTGAACGCTCGACATCGATCGTACCGATCCTGCTGATCGTGCTCTCAGTTGCGTGGACCGGATTTTTTCTGTTCGCCCATTGGCCCGAGCTAACCAACCTGCCCGCCCCGGCCCGTGTCGGTGAGCTGATCACGGGCTGGACAGTGCCGCTGCTGTTGATCGGCCTGATCTGGCTTCTCGTGCTGCGCACCAGCCATCGTGAGGCAAAGCGATTCGTAGATGTATCCACGGCGATGCATCGCTCGGGCAATGCGCTTCAAAACCGGGTTCAGGCGATCAACAATGAAATCAGCCTTGCGCGCGAGTTCCTTGCCGAACAAGCGCGCGAGCTCGACATGCTGGGCCGTACCCGGGCACGCGATATTCGCGAGGCGGCGGAGACGCTGCAATCGGCCTTTGGGGAAAGCGTTCGTCAGGCAGAAGCGCTCGACGCGGTCAGCAACAACGCCAATGGCAATCTGGAGCGCCTGCGCAATCATCTGCCCGTCGTCACCAGCACGGCCAAGGATGTCACGAACCAAATCGCGGCAGCCGGATCCGCCGCCCATCAGCAGGTGGAAGAATTGCTCCGCCGGTCTGCCGAGGTGGAGGAAGCAGGCGCGCGGCTTGGTGAGGCGATCGATATGCTGGCGCAGCGCTCCGAAGAAGCGCATGAGGCGATCGGCGAGCATGGCACGTCGAGCGAGCAGCGAATCGAATCCTTCCTGCAAACCGCGCAAGACGCCGGCAGCAATCTGAAAGCGGCCATGCAATCGGCCATCGCAGATATGCTCGCGAGCCTGGACGACAGCGCGGACCGGCAGCGGCGGCTCGCTATCGAGACAGCAGACAGCCTGCGCACACAGCTTGGGAAACTGGACGATGCGATCGTCGATGTCGGACAACGCGGCGGCGAGCAAGGCGATCGGATTTCACGGCTCGCAATGGAAATTGACGAAAGCGCAGACAAAGCACGCGCTAGGATCGCAGAGCTGGACAAGACCGGCAGCGATGCCACGGCGCGGATCGCTTTTGCGATCTCGGCGGCGCTGGAAAATAGCGATGCGCTGAGCAATCGCATCATGCAGAATGACGGCGCGCTGAGCGGCCTCGGCGACCACATGGAGCGGCTGAAAACGCTTCTGGATGGCGTCGTGCAGCAGAGCGAAAATGCGCTGCACCCGAGTGTCGAGCGGCTCAATCTGCGCATAGAAGAAACCCAGCAAAGCGCGCAGGACCTTTCGGGAACCGTAGACGGTATCGATGGCACGAGCCGCGAGCTTGCAGAGAGGACGGCTGCATTTGGTTCGCTTCTGGCCGAGCACCGCCAGGAAATCGAACAGCTGCTTGCAGACAGCGGCGCAGCCTTTGCCGAGCGGCGCGCAGACGGCGAAGCTCTGGAACGCGCGCTGATGGAGGCGCGCGGCGCTCTGCAACGTCTGGCCGAAGATGTCGAAACGCGGCTTTCCCAATCGGTCGAGCAGGTTCGCGATCGCTCGATCGAAGCGGCGGACCATGCGCGCAGCGCGCTTGATGGTGTTGTTGAGCAGTCCGCCGAAACCCTACGTCTGCGGACCGGCGAAACGCTGTCTGCGGCGGTAGAAGAGGAAATGGCGGACGGCGCAGCGCAGTGGGACGCGTTGGTCCGCGCCGCTCTGGAGCGATCGGACGAGACGACCCAGCTTTTACAGACGCGACTGGCCAAGCTGGAACTGATGACATCGAACCTGGAGGTGCGGCTGGAGCGGGCGCATGAGCAGTTCGACGGTATCGATGACGATGCCTTTGCACGGCGCATGCTGCTGCTGACCGAATCGCTCAATTCGACCTCCATCGACGTGGCCAAATTGCTTTCGAACGAAGTGACCGACACGGCCTGGGCGGCTTATCTAAAGGGCGATCGCGGCGTGTTCACCCGGCGCGCGGTGCGCCTGCTGGACGCAGGCGAAGTGCGCGTAGTCGCCCAGCATTATGAGGAAGATGCCGAATTCCGCGGCCAGGTGAACCGCTACATTCACGATTTCGAGAGCATCATGCGCAGCCTCATGAGCACGCGCGACGGCAGCGCCATCAGCGTGACTCTGCTAAGCTCCGATGTCGGCAAGCTTTATGTGGCGCTGGCGCAGGCGATTGAACGGCTGCGTACCTGAAGCCCTATCAGCCCTCACGCAGCGGGGCGAAGAAGTCCATGTCCTTCGCCTCGATCCACCCGTACACATAATTCAGGTAAAACAGACCGAACAACAGTCCGGCCACCACGGTTGTGCGCAGGATGATCTTCCAGGCAGAGGCATTGGCGGGTGCGCTATCCGCCTGTCCGGGCACCTTTTCATGCCCCAGTTCGTCATGCGTGCGCAGCCCGAACGGCAGCACCACGAACAGGGTCAGGCACCAGAACAGAACATAAATTGCAATGACCGAGGTCAGTTGCATGGCGTGTTCAGGCCTCCACCACCAGGACGTCGACGATCGGCTTCTTGCCGGTCCACTCGCGCGCCGTGCGGCGCACGGCAAGGCGAACATTCTCGCGAAGCTTCTCGATATCGCCGTCAAACTTCTTCGTCGCCTTGCGCGCGGCGTCGATAGCATCGTCGAAAAACTCGTCGCGTTCGTCCTCGATCGGCACACCCTGCGTCTGCATCACCGGATCGCCGGCAATGTTGCCGCCGGCGTCGATCGCCACCGCGACCGAAATCTGGCCGTTGTTCGAAATACGGCGACGCTCGTTCATGGTCGCGCCGTCCGCGGCGATGATGATATCACCATCGACGATCAAACGCCCTGCCCGCTCACGACCGATGATCTTCGGCTCGCCCGGAGCAAGGCGGACGACATCGCCGTTTTTCTGCACCACCGCGCGCGGAATGCCGTGGGCCAGACCGAGACGCGCCTGTTCCTTCATGTGGCGCATCTCGCCATGCACCGGCATCAGGATGTCGGGGCGGATCCAGTCATACATGGACTTCAGCTCGGGGCGACCGGGATGGCCGGAGACATGGATATCCGCCTGCCGCTCGGTCACCATCGTCACGTCCATCTCGGCCAGCTTGTTCTGGATGATACCGATCGCAATTTCGTTGCCGGGGATCTGCTTGGAGGAGAACAGGACGACGTCTCCGGTCTCCAGCGAAAGCTTGTGGTTTCCTTCTGCCACGCGGGCCAAGGCTGCACGGGGGTCGCCCTGCCCGCCGGTGGCCACGATCAGCACCTTGCTCCGCGGCAGCTGCATCGCCTCATCGAAGCGAACGACTTCAGGAAAGTTCTTCAGATAGCCGGTCGCCTTCGCGTTTTCGATCATCCGGTCCAGCGATCGCCCCGCGACACACAGTTCGCGGCCCGTGGCCTTGGCAACTTCGCCGAGCGTTTGGAGCCGGGCAAGATTGGAGGCGAAAGTCGTCACCATGATGCGCGTGTCGATCGCGCGGCATGCTTCCATCAACGATTCTCGGACCATCGCTTCCGAACCGGATGCGCTTTCGTTGAATACATTGGTGGAATCGCAAACGAGCGCAAGAACGCCCTCATCGCCGATCGCCGTCAATTCCTCGGCAGTGGACGGCGTGCCGATCTGCGGCTCCTCGTCGATTTTCCAGTCGCCGGTGTGGAAAATATTGCCATAAGGCGTCTCGATCAGCAGCGCATTGCCTTCCGCGATGCTGTGGGCGAGCGGGACATAGCGGATGCCAAAATCGCCCAGCTGAAACTGGCCGTCATCTTCGATGACATTAAGCTCAATGTCCTTTTCCAGCCCATGCTCGCGCAGTTTGTAACCGATCAGGCCCGCGGTGAACTTGGTAGCGTAAAGCGGCACACCCAGTTCTTCGGCGAGCCACGGAATGGCACCGATATGATCCTCATGACCGTGGGTCAGCACGATACCGAGCAGATCGTCCGCATTGCGTTCGATAAATTCCAGGTCGGGCAGAACAAGGTCGGTGCCGGGATAGTAAGGATCGGAAAAGCTGATCCCGAGATCGACCATGATCCACTTGCCGTTACAACCGTAAAGGTTGACGTTCATGCCAATCTCGCCCGAGCCACCCAGGGCCAGGAAGAGAAGTTCTTTTTTCGGTTTCATAATGTGCTTTCAGCGCGGGCGGCGATCAGCGCCAGCCCCTTTAATGTAAGGTCCGGTTCGACGGCGTCGAACAGGTCGGTATGCTTGTCGAAGAGCTGGGCAAGGCCACCGGTCGCGATGACGCGCGCCGGGCGGCCGATTTCTGTCCGCATTCGCTGGACGATCCCTTCCATCATGGAAACATAGCCCCAATAGACGCCGATATGCATCTGGTCTTCGGTATTACGCCCGATCACGCTGTCCGTGGCGGGCGCTTCGATCGCTATATTGGGTAGCTTGGCCGCCGCCGCAACCAAGGCGTCGAGCGAAAGGTTGATGCCCGGCGCGATGATGCCGCCCTTATAGGCACCGGTATAATCGATATGATCGAACGTGGTGGCCGTGCCGAAGTCGATGACAATCAGATCGCCGTCATGCGCTGCATGGGCGGCAACTGCGTTAACCGCGCGATCCGCGCCCAATGAGCGCGGCTCCTCCACATCAACGACAAGACCGTAATCCGCAGCCCCGCGCCCAGCCACCAGAGCCTCGCACCCCAGATATTTGTCGGCCAGAAGCGTCAGGTTGTGAAGCGCGCGCGGCACGACGGTGGAAACGATGACGGCGTCGATGCTTGACGGATCGATTCCCGCCAGCTCCATCAGCTGCCGCAACCAAACGGCATATTCGTCCGCCGTGCGACGCGGATCCGTGGCGATGCGCCAGCGCGCCTTGACCTCGCCCGCTTTCATTGCGGCAAAGACGATATTGGTATTACCGGCATCGATGGCGAGCAGCATGGCCTTCAGCTCCGTTCCCTGACGATCTCAACATCGGCTGCCCGAATTTCCCGCAAGCTGCCGTCAGCCAATTCCAACAACAGAGCGCCGTCGGCGGCAAGGCCCCCGAAGCGTCCGACAAGTTTTTCCTCCGGCCCGAGCGATACCGATAGTTCTGCGCCGCGCGGATGGGCGCGCGATTCCCATTCCTGCAATATGGCTGGGAGCCGGTCAGCTCGCCAGCGTTCCAGCATCGCGGCGAACGCAGAGGCCAGCTCAGGCATCAGGGCGGCGGGCTCGGCGACCGTTCCAACGTCCGCGAAGCTGGCAGTCTTACGGCCGGGAATGTCCGGCGCATGGGCAAGGTTTACACCCATGCCAAGGACCACCACATCGCCCTCCCGCTCCAAGAGGATGCCGGTGCATTTGCCTCCGTCCAGCAGAAGGTCATTCGGCCATTTCAGTTGAAGAGCGCGCTCTCCGGCAAGCGGCAGCAGCACCTTATGTGCAGCAACCGCTGCGACAAAGGCGAGGCTGGGCGCTGGCGGATCATCTGGACGCAGCGGGATGAGCGTGCTGGCATAAAGGTTGCCGACGGGGCTCTGCCAGTTCCGTCCAAGCCGACCGCGGCCGCCGCTCTGCCGATCGGCGCGCAGCCAGTAGCCTTCTTCCGCACCCGAACGGGCCATTGCCGCCACGTCGTCATTGGTCGACGTGGTGCTGGAAACGCTGTCGATGCGCGAGATCAGAACAGGGCCGAAGAGGCGTTGCTGGCAAAGGTGCCAAGCCACGGAATCGCGAAATACCCCACAGGCGACACGAGCAGCGCGAGCACCGCCCCGGTCCATGCCAGAGCACGGCTATCACCGCGCGCAAGCTCGCCCGTCGCGTCATCGAAATACATCAGCTTCACGATCTTGATGTAATAGAACGCGCCGATCACCGAGGCGGCGATGCCGATCACCGCGAGCGGCAGCAAACCGGCTGCGATAGCCGCGTTGAACACGACGACCTTGCCCCAGAAGCCGAACAGCGGAGGAATACCGGCGAGCGAGAACATGAAAATCGCCAGCGCAAAGGCAAGGCCCTTATTGGTTTGCGACAGGCCCGCAATGTCCTTCAGCTCCTCCCGCGGCGAACCATC is part of the Novosphingopyxis iocasae genome and encodes:
- a CDS encoding sensor histidine kinase, with the translated sequence MRSLALHEPICGTCGPDGELLSADLPLRRLQLRAGGDDGGTIALPGLLALCREAARLGMKLARRIEASDADNDYRFLVETAPGDDGNVDFCILSWSEAARDQRPDAAPRFTLSPANHEVGFQLDSGLNLISCDLGAVEELPSPEIGSALTDWLTLLPDEASRMPMLAAVAERQTFRGQGAKIADRNAQLSGHPMLAARGEFAGYVCTLELLAAEAKDEEPPSLAPFPAQLVGPKLQRPLDRIVANAETIHAQIEGPIRANYAGYARDIASAASHLKGLVGDFGDLEAVENAQFALDCERIDCSELARRAAGLLSVRAADHNITIQAPSESDSLQATGEYRRVLQILVNLIGNAVRYAPDGTQVTVETETSENDEPCIVVADQGSGLTDEQRTKVFEKFERLGRSGDGGSGLGLYISRRLARAMGGDLRAVEADEGARFVLNLPPA
- a CDS encoding Hpt domain-containing protein; protein product: MSYDNGALDAALSQAAGNDPDLMGELRRAFEESTRRQIDLMSRARCDANWIYAALRLKGIAASFGASEVQRLAEEAAEGAPGDPVVLRELRDTIES
- a CDS encoding DUF1467 family protein, with product MQLTSVIAIYVLFWCLTLFVVLPFGLRTHDELGHEKVPGQADSAPANASAWKIILRTTVVAGLLFGLFYLNYVYGWIEAKDMDFFAPLREG
- a CDS encoding ribonuclease J, with amino-acid sequence MKPKKELLFLALGGSGEIGMNVNLYGCNGKWIMVDLGISFSDPYYPGTDLVLPDLEFIERNADDLLGIVLTHGHEDHIGAIPWLAEELGVPLYATKFTAGLIGYKLREHGLEKDIELNVIEDDGQFQLGDFGIRYVPLAHSIAEGNALLIETPYGNIFHTGDWKIDEEPQIGTPSTAEELTAIGDEGVLALVCDSTNVFNESASGSEAMVRESLMEACRAIDTRIMVTTFASNLARLQTLGEVAKATGRELCVAGRSLDRMIENAKATGYLKNFPEVVRFDEAMQLPRSKVLIVATGGQGDPRAALARVAEGNHKLSLETGDVVLFSSKQIPGNEIAIGIIQNKLAEMDVTMVTERQADIHVSGHPGRPELKSMYDWIRPDILMPVHGEMRHMKEQARLGLAHGIPRAVVQKNGDVVRLAPGEPKIIGRERAGRLIVDGDIIIAADGATMNERRRISNNGQISVAVAIDAGGNIAGDPVMQTQGVPIEDERDEFFDDAIDAARKATKKFDGDIEKLRENVRLAVRRTAREWTGKKPIVDVLVVEA
- a CDS encoding type III pantothenate kinase, giving the protein MLLAIDAGNTNIVFAAMKAGEVKARWRIATDPRRTADEYAVWLRQLMELAGIDPSSIDAVIVSTVVPRALHNLTLLADKYLGCEALVAGRGAADYGLVVDVEEPRSLGADRAVNAVAAHAAHDGDLIVIDFGTATTFDHIDYTGAYKGGIIAPGINLSLDALVAAAAKLPNIAIEAPATDSVIGRNTEDQMHIGVYWGYVSMMEGIVQRMRTEIGRPARVIATGGLAQLFDKHTDLFDAVEPDLTLKGLALIAARAESTL
- a CDS encoding biotin--[acetyl-CoA-carboxylase] ligase, which encodes MAWHLCQQRLFGPVLISRIDSVSSTTSTNDDVAAMARSGAEEGYWLRADRQSGGRGRLGRNWQSPVGNLYASTLIPLRPDDPPAPSLAFVAAVAAHKVLLPLAGERALQLKWPNDLLLDGGKCTGILLEREGDVVVLGMGVNLAHAPDIPGRKTASFADVGTVAEPAALMPELASAFAAMLERWRADRLPAILQEWESRAHPRGAELSVSLGPEEKLVGRFGGLAADGALLLELADGSLREIRAADVEIVRERS